A window of the Mesotoga prima MesG1.Ag.4.2 genome harbors these coding sequences:
- a CDS encoding ATP-binding protein has protein sequence MEFFDREDEMAFFEGLTKRKSKKMVALFGRRRIGKTALLKKVYPNARYFFVDTRSSETLLKDFSSQIFEGSFDNWEGFFRALFRLQEVVIFDEFQNFMRVDQSVFSILQKVWDENSGRSLLILCGSYVGMMKRIFLDQKAPLFGRCDHKVELKQFRFRDALEMIRSFGYSFEEAVEWYSILGGIPQYLWLLEEKASFDKKIRELFFDRFAPLREEGKNLLIGEFGTEHPGYFSILEAVGYFDRDVGEIVDRTGMERTKAMKYLSELTNNYGIIGKVENLLSKSKRGLRYTIKDNFLSFWMKYIYSRQNTVEFDSEQALSYTIENLGEYIGRAFESIVKSLIPDLYRAEKIPLLPERVGKHWGKIPGTRNKTYEIDLIGESRDRILVFECKWRKDPVGPEVAEELIEKMQYIPDKRIKVPVVISKSGFKANIPKEVLLIDLRDLEESAG, from the coding sequence ATGGAATTTTTTGATCGTGAAGATGAAATGGCTTTTTTCGAGGGGCTCACGAAGAGGAAGTCAAAGAAAATGGTCGCACTCTTCGGGCGGAGGAGGATCGGCAAAACCGCCCTTTTGAAGAAGGTTTACCCGAATGCGCGATACTTCTTTGTAGATACTCGCTCCTCGGAGACTCTGCTGAAAGACTTCTCTTCACAGATATTCGAAGGAAGCTTTGACAACTGGGAAGGTTTCTTCAGGGCATTGTTTCGGCTTCAAGAAGTTGTGATCTTCGACGAGTTTCAGAACTTCATGAGAGTCGATCAATCGGTCTTTTCGATCCTTCAGAAGGTGTGGGATGAGAATTCAGGTAGAAGTCTGCTGATTCTCTGTGGATCATATGTGGGGATGATGAAGCGAATCTTTCTGGACCAGAAGGCGCCGCTCTTCGGAAGATGCGATCACAAAGTTGAGCTGAAACAGTTCCGCTTCAGGGACGCTTTGGAGATGATACGAAGTTTCGGCTATTCATTTGAAGAGGCTGTAGAGTGGTATTCGATACTCGGTGGTATTCCCCAATATTTGTGGCTTCTAGAAGAAAAGGCTTCTTTCGACAAGAAGATTCGAGAACTCTTCTTTGACAGGTTCGCGCCCCTTCGGGAGGAGGGCAAGAATCTTCTCATTGGTGAGTTTGGAACGGAGCATCCGGGCTACTTCTCGATACTCGAGGCAGTCGGTTACTTTGATAGAGATGTCGGGGAGATTGTCGACAGAACGGGTATGGAACGCACAAAGGCCATGAAATACCTTTCTGAGCTCACAAACAACTACGGAATTATCGGCAAGGTAGAAAACCTCCTTTCAAAATCGAAACGCGGTCTGAGATACACTATTAAAGATAACTTCCTTTCATTCTGGATGAAGTATATCTACTCAAGGCAGAACACCGTCGAATTCGATTCCGAACAGGCCCTGTCATATACTATTGAGAATCTTGGAGAATACATTGGCAGAGCATTTGAATCAATCGTGAAATCACTCATCCCCGATCTCTACAGGGCCGAAAAAATCCCTTTATTGCCCGAGAGAGTCGGCAAACATTGGGGCAAAATTCCTGGCACCAGGAACAAGACGTATGAGATAGACCTCATTGGTGAATCGAGAGACAGAATCCTGGTATTCGAGTGCAAATGGAGAAAGGACCCGGTTGGACCTGAAGTAGCAGAAGAGCTAATAGAGAAGATGCAGTACATCCCTGACAAGAGGATCAAAGTACCGGTTGTTATAAGCAAGTCCGGTTTCAAAGCGAACATACCGAAAGAAGTTCTGCTAATAGACTTGCGTGATCTAGAAGAATCAGCTGGATGA
- a CDS encoding carboxymuconolactone decarboxylase family protein: MNQKFYKRFFTFKECYQILFDAMRTMKYMSRAKRKEELSTELIEKVMLTVTEINGCEVCTVFHNKVAEKEGIKEEEIQMLFVADVEEIPQEDAPAILFSREYANSSGNPSEDSWNSLKALYGESKAKGILGAVRTIMMGNALGIVWGALVNRIKGKPVEGSSLWYEISMLVSFIFLIPVALVHALLASLFKKPIIAFQTQEAAG; the protein is encoded by the coding sequence TTGAATCAGAAGTTCTATAAGCGGTTCTTCACTTTTAAGGAGTGTTACCAAATTCTCTTCGATGCGATGAGAACAATGAAATACATGAGCCGTGCAAAGAGAAAAGAAGAGCTTAGCACCGAGTTGATCGAAAAGGTGATGCTGACCGTAACCGAAATAAACGGCTGCGAAGTCTGTACAGTCTTCCACAACAAGGTTGCCGAAAAAGAGGGTATAAAGGAAGAAGAGATTCAGATGCTCTTTGTGGCTGACGTTGAAGAGATCCCTCAGGAGGACGCTCCAGCTATTCTATTCTCGCGAGAATACGCAAACTCTTCCGGAAACCCCTCTGAGGATTCATGGAATTCTCTTAAAGCCCTCTATGGGGAATCAAAGGCTAAGGGAATACTCGGTGCTGTCCGGACAATCATGATGGGAAATGCCCTCGGAATAGTGTGGGGCGCATTAGTAAACCGTATTAAGGGAAAACCAGTTGAGGGAAGCAGCCTTTGGTATGAAATCAGTATGCTTGTCTCTTTCATCTTCCTCATCCCGGTGGCGCTCGTACATGCCCTGCTCGCAAGTCTTTTCAAGAAGCCCATAATTGCCTTCCAGACGCAGGAAGCTGCTGGTTAG
- a CDS encoding DUF6485 family protein: MQCEVDRNLEKCNYTYPGCPRKGKCCECIAYHRRNGELPACYFTEEQEKTWDRSIEYFVKVNSKR, from the coding sequence TTGCAATGTGAAGTCGACAGAAATCTTGAGAAATGCAACTACACCTATCCGGGCTGTCCAAGAAAGGGAAAGTGCTGCGAGTGCATCGCCTATCACCGTAGAAACGGAGAACTTCCGGCCTGTTACTTCACTGAAGAACAGGAGAAAACCTGGGACAGAAGCATTGAGTACTTTGTGAAGGTCAACAGCAAAAGATAG
- a CDS encoding DUF6577 family protein — protein sequence MNLDSDGIVIPRLEKMFVDLFSREPALEPFGGAEMDRVFKNVFDTYALNADTILRYAARRGKRQEMVEYLTSQKLT from the coding sequence ATGAATCTCGATAGTGATGGAATCGTAATACCGAGACTCGAGAAGATGTTTGTAGATTTGTTCTCAAGGGAGCCCGCTCTTGAGCCATTTGGTGGTGCCGAAATGGACAGGGTTTTCAAAAATGTCTTTGATACGTATGCACTAAACGCAGATACCATATTGAGATATGCTGCAAGGAGAGGAAAAAGACAGGAAATGGTGGAGTATCTAACCTCACAGAAGTTGACATGA
- a CDS encoding bifunctional metallophosphatase/5'-nucleotidase codes for MKKAKFLVLVVLLLSILSFSTTIKMYLVTDYHSHAIPFYSEGQRGFGGIAKIIAFLKDKTGDEDTLVFGGGDMINLGTPAWSDKFHAIEMPWFNNIFDAMAYGNHDSEYGPADFQEVWKDVTYPILGANVLDAGGVPVFEYFGKRYLVLEVEGKKIGVFALAGSDFDSLVKPAARPVEGATFGDFMITASEIVDEMEAEGVDLIVFIGHAEYEETLKLAREIEGIDLIFGTHSHLKIPLTKIEGTETYFISPYQYGTYAAEVVVYFGADGQKSISGSLIPMDDSIPEDPVIADKVEKLQYELESDSEFAHLFEWIGDVETELSAANVNTGESVLGNFVMDIIREKSGANVALSTSSSFRASIAPGSTVYEDLKNALPYVNTIYVYEVKGETLEKILNHSVSQSGTGFFSQVSGVRFIISNGKATSIEVQEDPECPDSFALLNPEATYLVATTNYQGLFAPGYKDLFAGLPCTDTGLDVQKIVKEYMQNNSPVSARLDGRIR; via the coding sequence GTGAAAAAGGCTAAATTCCTTGTTCTGGTTGTTCTCCTTCTTTCAATCCTTTCGTTCTCAACGACCATCAAGATGTATCTAGTAACCGATTATCACTCTCACGCAATTCCCTTCTATTCTGAGGGGCAACGCGGGTTCGGGGGAATCGCCAAGATAATTGCTTTTCTGAAAGACAAAACCGGCGATGAAGACACTCTCGTTTTTGGCGGCGGAGACATGATAAACCTCGGGACCCCGGCGTGGTCCGACAAGTTCCACGCCATAGAGATGCCCTGGTTCAACAACATCTTCGATGCCATGGCTTACGGCAATCACGACTCGGAATACGGACCGGCAGATTTTCAGGAAGTCTGGAAAGATGTCACTTATCCGATTCTTGGCGCCAACGTTCTGGATGCGGGCGGCGTACCTGTCTTCGAATACTTTGGAAAGAGATACTTGGTCCTAGAAGTTGAAGGCAAGAAAATCGGTGTCTTCGCTCTTGCAGGATCGGATTTCGATAGTCTTGTCAAGCCAGCTGCAAGGCCAGTTGAAGGAGCGACTTTCGGAGATTTTATGATAACTGCGAGTGAGATCGTTGACGAAATGGAGGCAGAGGGAGTCGATCTTATCGTTTTTATAGGACATGCAGAGTACGAGGAGACGCTGAAATTGGCAAGAGAGATCGAAGGCATAGACCTGATTTTCGGTACACACAGCCATCTCAAGATCCCTCTTACAAAGATCGAGGGAACTGAAACATACTTCATTTCGCCTTATCAGTATGGAACATATGCGGCGGAAGTGGTAGTTTACTTCGGAGCCGACGGTCAGAAATCCATCTCGGGGTCGCTAATACCCATGGATGATTCCATACCAGAGGATCCAGTCATTGCGGATAAGGTAGAAAAACTTCAATACGAATTGGAAAGCGATTCTGAGTTCGCTCACCTGTTCGAATGGATCGGGGATGTCGAAACGGAACTATCTGCAGCTAATGTCAATACGGGAGAATCGGTGCTAGGCAATTTCGTGATGGACATCATTAGGGAGAAATCAGGGGCCAACGTCGCCCTCTCGACTTCGAGCAGCTTCAGGGCATCCATTGCACCGGGATCGACTGTTTACGAGGATCTGAAGAACGCCCTTCCTTATGTCAACACAATCTATGTCTACGAGGTAAAGGGAGAAACGCTTGAGAAGATTCTGAACCATTCAGTTAGCCAGAGCGGTACCGGGTTCTTCTCTCAGGTCTCCGGTGTGCGATTTATAATCAGCAACGGAAAGGCGACGTCAATTGAGGTCCAGGAAGACCCGGAATGCCCGGACAGCTTTGCTTTGCTGAATCCCGAGGCAACCTATCTGGTGGCCACAACGAATTATCAGGGCCTCTTCGCTCCCGGTTACAAGGATCTCTTTGCGGGGCTTCCATGCACCGATACTGGACTGGATGTACAGAAGATAGTCAAGGAATACATGCAGAACAACAGTCCGGTAAGCGCCAGACTTGACGGAAGAATTAGGTAA
- a CDS encoding IS110 family RNA-guided transposase → MLYVGVDISSESFDACFYLPEKKKMKSMKYKQDKEGFREFLKKLNTYKDEKQVGMEATGSYHSNLYGFLRSKGIDVQLLDPYTLSKFMKAMSRSKTDKKDAKSIAVAMYRIFDLLSVSQVPEEEMSAFRDLVRVRSTVVANCSDLQRKLKSKLKIHMPELLKTFRSVSSPVLLHLLSVYPSREEILDNEEDAVKLLSSHRNWSEKKAREVIDSLKDSIGKPDTFGTYSTITSTFIAEIKLLKDHVEALNEEIKKFLEKFPDNPLRTIPGIAEVTEAEIVSEVGDIDRFSSGKAFVSYIGLDPVIKQSGNMTRGLSISKKGNKHLRRTFYQLAKSLIKNTEKYRNKYEKMKKRGVKNKVALIATARAAAEMVYQLLKNNVPFDLSLS, encoded by the coding sequence ATGTTGTATGTAGGAGTGGACATATCCAGTGAAAGTTTTGACGCTTGTTTCTATTTACCAGAGAAGAAGAAAATGAAAAGCATGAAGTACAAACAAGACAAGGAAGGTTTTAGGGAATTTCTAAAGAAGCTAAATACTTACAAGGACGAGAAACAAGTCGGAATGGAAGCGACGGGTTCGTATCACAGCAACTTGTACGGATTTCTTAGGAGCAAAGGGATAGACGTACAGCTTCTCGATCCGTATACCCTTAGCAAATTCATGAAGGCTATGAGCAGGTCAAAGACAGACAAGAAAGATGCAAAAAGCATAGCGGTTGCAATGTACAGGATATTCGATCTGCTGAGCGTTTCTCAAGTACCAGAGGAAGAGATGTCAGCATTCAGGGACTTGGTTAGGGTGAGAAGCACTGTAGTAGCAAACTGTTCTGATCTTCAAAGGAAACTGAAGAGCAAATTGAAGATTCATATGCCTGAGCTTCTTAAGACCTTCAGATCCGTTAGTTCACCTGTGCTGTTGCATCTGTTGAGTGTATATCCATCCAGAGAAGAGATACTTGACAACGAGGAAGATGCAGTCAAATTGCTCAGCTCTCACAGAAACTGGAGTGAAAAGAAAGCGAGAGAGGTTATCGATTCACTCAAAGACTCAATAGGCAAGCCAGATACCTTTGGAACCTACTCAACGATTACCAGCACATTCATAGCTGAAATTAAGCTTCTCAAAGACCACGTGGAAGCCCTGAATGAGGAAATAAAGAAGTTTCTTGAGAAGTTCCCTGACAATCCCCTAAGAACCATACCAGGTATTGCTGAAGTCACGGAAGCCGAAATCGTATCTGAAGTAGGCGACATAGACAGATTCTCTTCTGGGAAAGCCTTTGTATCGTACATAGGCCTTGATCCTGTTATTAAGCAGAGTGGTAACATGACTCGCGGCCTCTCAATTTCTAAGAAGGGTAACAAACATCTACGAAGAACCTTCTACCAGTTAGCTAAAAGCTTGATCAAAAACACTGAAAAGTACAGGAACAAATACGAGAAGATGAAAAAGAGGGGGGTGAAAAATAAGGTGGCCCTAATAGCAACTGCAAGAGCTGCAGCTGAAATGGTCTACCAACTTTTGAAAAATAACGTTCCATTTGACCTTTCACTCTCATAA
- a CDS encoding MFS transporter — translation MREKMNRNISVYYRFKFSQNMLIIGPVLVPYMLFKGLSYSEMMFLQSISAVAVVLFEVPTGSIADRVSRKFSLVISSVITAFGLSLYILCGSFLAFAVAELLFGLGMTFSSGADSAILFESLSRMEREKEYSKIEAKAMSNIFVGQAVGSIASGLLYSVSPYIPFWISLGMLFLSSGYSLFFTEPDHGERSRESYLVHVARSFGDAVKKPRVRWALYFSALMGVMLRASFWLYEPYFKLVRLDIALYGVVFAGFNVVCALSSRYLMKLFENVRPRKSLTFLGLLMGGAYLIPLILLNVGSLAFLALGQIVRALYQPIMRFYINRQIEDAFRATIISIVSLTASLSFAVFSPLIGLGLDRAGAISVYLVMGLVSVGGSLFLWRVRNLQKRKKAAADRKSALDETVS, via the coding sequence ATGAGGGAGAAGATGAATCGAAACATCTCAGTTTACTACCGTTTCAAGTTTTCACAGAACATGCTCATCATTGGTCCGGTTCTTGTCCCTTATATGCTTTTCAAGGGGCTTAGTTATTCGGAGATGATGTTCCTGCAGTCGATCTCGGCAGTGGCAGTTGTTCTCTTCGAAGTGCCGACCGGTTCGATAGCCGACAGGGTTTCAAGAAAGTTCTCCCTCGTGATTTCATCGGTAATAACGGCCTTCGGACTGTCTCTGTATATTCTCTGCGGAAGTTTTCTGGCCTTTGCCGTTGCAGAGCTGCTCTTTGGACTTGGAATGACTTTCAGCTCAGGTGCGGACTCGGCTATACTTTTCGAGAGTCTTTCAAGAATGGAAAGAGAGAAGGAATACAGCAAGATAGAAGCGAAGGCCATGTCAAATATCTTCGTAGGTCAGGCCGTTGGATCGATAGCAAGCGGGCTTCTATATTCAGTTTCACCTTACATTCCCTTCTGGATATCTCTGGGGATGCTGTTTCTATCGAGCGGCTATTCCCTCTTCTTCACAGAGCCTGACCATGGAGAAAGATCAAGAGAGTCGTATCTGGTTCACGTTGCTAGGTCTTTCGGCGATGCCGTAAAGAAGCCGAGAGTCAGATGGGCCCTGTACTTCTCAGCGCTGATGGGAGTGATGCTGAGGGCAAGCTTCTGGCTGTATGAGCCGTACTTTAAACTTGTCAGGCTGGATATTGCCCTCTACGGGGTTGTCTTTGCCGGGTTCAACGTCGTTTGTGCGCTTTCGTCAAGGTATCTAATGAAGCTCTTCGAAAATGTCAGACCGAGAAAATCGCTGACATTCCTTGGGTTACTTATGGGAGGCGCGTATCTAATCCCTCTGATTCTTCTGAACGTCGGTTCGCTTGCATTTCTAGCGCTTGGTCAGATAGTCAGGGCTCTATACCAGCCCATCATGAGATTCTATATCAACAGGCAGATAGAAGATGCCTTCAGGGCGACGATAATCTCGATAGTGAGTCTAACCGCAAGCCTCTCCTTTGCAGTCTTTTCGCCGCTAATCGGGTTGGGGCTGGACAGGGCAGGCGCAATTTCCGTTTATCTAGTAATGGGGCTTGTTTCGGTCGGCGGATCACTGTTCCTCTGGAGAGTCAGGAATCTCCAGAAAAGAAAGAAGGCCGCGGCGGATAGAAAATCTGCGCTGGACGAGACAGTTAGTTAA